One window of Elaeis guineensis isolate ETL-2024a chromosome 11, EG11, whole genome shotgun sequence genomic DNA carries:
- the LOC105053512 gene encoding abscisic acid 8'-hydroxylase 1 has protein sequence MKNSTAGTTISTSTTIAMLPLLPSLLLCLLSLLYFLLARAKKQRSSATTATPRKLPLPPGSMGWPYIGETFQLYSSNPNTFFALKHKKYGPVFKTHILGCPCVMVSSPEAARFVLVTQAHLFKPTYPASKERMLGTKAIFFQQGDYHARLRRIVLRAFLPDAIRRRVAGIEAVALQALHSWDGRMINTFQEMKTYAFNVALLSIFGKDEISYIEELKQCYYTLEKGYNSMPINLPGTLFHKAMKARKQLGHIVAKILSSRRQKKAVADDLLGFFMESKEALTDDQIVDNIVGVIFAARDTTASVLTWIVKYLGENPSILQAVTEEQEEITRSKEKGGGEVSLTWADTKRMSMTSRVIQETMRVASILSFTFREVVEDVEYEGYLIPKGWKVLPLFRNIHHSPDNFTDPEKFDPSRFEVAPKPNTFMPFGNGTHSCPGNELAKLEMLVLLHHLTTKYRWSMSGSESGIQFGPFALPLNGLPMRFCRKT, from the exons atgaagaattccactGCTGGCACCACCATTTCAACTTCCACCACAATTGCCATGCTTCCTCTCCTACCATCCCTTCTCCTCTGCCTTCTCTCCCTACTCTATTTCCTGCTCGCAAGAGCCAAGAAGCAGCGTTCCTCTGCCACCACCGCCACCCCTCGTAAGCTTCCCCTGCCTCCCGGCTCCATGGGCTGGCCCTACATCGGCGAGACCTTCCAGCTCTACTCCAGCAACCCCAACACCTTCTTCGCCCTCAAACACAAGAA GTATGGGCCGGTATTCAAGACCCACATATTGGGATGCCCCTGCGTGATGGTGTCCAGCCCGGAGGCGGCGCGGTTCGTGCTGGTGACGCAGGCCCACCTCTTCAAGCCGACGTACCCGGCGAGCAAGGAGCGCATGCTGGGCACCAAGGCCATCTTCTTCCAGCAGGGCGACTACCACGCCCGCCTCCGCCGCATCGTCCTCAGGGCCTTCCTGCCCGACGCCATCCGCCGCAGGGTCGCCGGCATCGAGGCGGTCGCCCTCCAGGCCCTCCACTCCTGGGATGGCCGCATGATCAACACCTTCCAGGAGATGAAGACG TACGCGTTTAACGTGGCACTCCTATCTATATTCGGAAAGGACGAGATCTCCTACATAGAGGAGCTGAAGCAGTGCTACTACACACTGGAGAAGGGCTACAACTCCATGCCCATCAACCTCCCAGGGACCCTCTTCCACAAGGCCATGAAGGCCAGGAAGCAGCTGGGCCACATAGTGGCCAAGATCCTTTCATCCAGGCGGCAGAAGAAGGCAGTGGCTGATGACCTCCTTGGCTTTTTCATGGAATCCAAGGAAGCCCTCACGGACGACCAGATAGTCGACAACATCGTCGGCGTCATCTTCGCCGCCCGGGACACCACCGCAAGCGTCCTCACCTGGATCGTCAAATACCTTGGAGAGAACCCAAGCATCCTGCAGGCGGTCACC GAAGAGCAAGAGGAGATCACGAGGAGCAAAGAGAAGGGTGGAGGGGAGGTGTCCTTAACTTGGGCTGATACCAAGAGGATGTCGATGACTTCGAGGGTGATTCAGGAGACGATGAGGGTCGCTTCGATCCTATCTTTCACCTTCAGAGAAGTGGTCGAAGATGTGGAGTATGAAG GGTATCTCATTCCAAAGGGATGGAAAGTCTTGCCACTGTTCAGAAACATTCACCACAGCCCGGATAACTTTACCGACCCAGAAAAGTTTGATCCCTCCAGATTTGAG GTTGCTCCAAAGCCCAATACCTTCATGCCATTTGGCAACGGGACCCACTCATGCCCTGGAAATGAGCTAGCAAAGCTGGAGATGCTTGTCCTTCTCCATCATCTTACCACCAAGTATAG GTGGTCTATGTCGGGATCGGAGAGTGGAATTCAGTTCGGGCCTTTCGCACTTCCCCTGAATGGATTGCCCATGAGATTCTGTCGCAAGACATGA